One window of Mastacembelus armatus chromosome 20, fMasArm1.2, whole genome shotgun sequence genomic DNA carries:
- the LOC113121759 gene encoding tyrosine-protein kinase yes, whose protein sequence is MGCVKSKEDKSLTMKYQPEVSSPSDPNTTTAKPQVGHYGPDPTQLDQNQPPLSSCGSEAANFNHTLMPFGGSSSAMTPFGGTPSSFSGPLSNSFSGTVSGGVTFFVALYDYEARTSEDLTFKKGDRFQIINNTEGDWWEAHSINTGKKGYIPSNYVAPADSIQAEEWYFGKMGRKDAERLLLNTRNNQGTFLVRESETTKGAFSLSIRDWDEAKGDNVKHYKIRKLDSGGYYITTRVQFDALQKLVKHYSEHADGLCHRLTTVCPTVKPQTQGLAKDAWEIPRESLRLELKLGQGCFGEVWMGTWNGTTKVAIKTLKPGTMSPEAFLQEAQIMKKLRHDKLVPLYAVVSEEPIYIVTEYMTKGSLLDFLKEGDGKYLNLVLLVDMAAKVADGMAFIERMNYIHRDLRAANILVGDNLVCKIADFGLARLIEDNEYTARQGAKFPIKWTAPEAALYGRFTIKSDVWSFGILLTELVTKGRVPYPGMVNREVLEQVERGYRMPCPQGCPESLHEMMNLCWKKEPDERPTFEYLQSFLEDYFTATEPQYQPGENL, encoded by the exons ATGGGCTGTGTCAAGAGCAAAGAGGACAAGAGTCTTACGATGAAGTATCAGCCAGAGGTTTCTTCCCCATCAGACCCCAACACTACCACCGCCAAGCCTCAAGTAGGTCACTATGGGCCAGATCCCACCCAGTTGGACCAGAATCAACCTCCCTTGTCTTCATGTGGTTCTGAGGCTGCGAATTTCAATCACACACTCATGCCATTTGGTGGCTCCTCATCAGCTATGACTCCCTTTGGAGGGACACCGTCCTCCTTCTCTGGTCCTCTGTCCAACTCGTTTTCTGGTACAGTTTCAG gTGGTGTCACTTTCTTTGTAGCCTTGTATGACTATGAAGCCAGAACATCAGAGGATCTTACTTTTAAAAAGGGAGATCGCTTCCAGATCATTAACAATAC AGAAGGAGACTGGTGGGAGGCCCACTCCATCAACACGGGGAAGAAAGGCTACATCCCGAGCAATTACGTGGCCCCTGCTGACTCCATTCAGGCTGAAGA GTGGTACTTCGGTAAAATGGGACGCAAAGACGCTGAGAGGTTGCTGCTGAATACACGGAACAATCAAGGAACGTTCCTTGTCCGAGAAAGTGAAACTACTAAAG gtgctttttctctctccatacGAGACTGGGATGAAGCCAAAGGAGACAATGTGAAACACTACAAGATCCGTAAGCTTGACAGCGGGGGATACTACATCACTACGCGAGTACAGTTTGATGCATTACAGAAGCTTGTCAAACACTATTCAG AACATGCTGATGGGCTTTGCCACAGGCTGACCACAGTTTGCCCCACAGTTAAACCTCAGACCCAGGGGCTCGCCAAAGATGCCTGGGAGATTCCCCGGGAGTCCCTGCGACTGGAGCTCAAACTGGGCCAGGGCTGCTTTGGAGAGGTTTGGATGG gcaCCTGGAATGGCACCACTAAAGTGGCTATAAAGACGCTGAAGCCAGGCACCATGTCACCTGAGGCCTTCCTCCAAGAGGCTCAGATCATGAAGAAGCTCAGGCATGACAAACTGGTGCCTCTTTATGCAGTGGTGTCTGAGGAACCCATCTACATTGTCACAGAGTACATGACCAAag GAAGCCTGCTTGACTTCCTCAAAGAAGGTGATGGAAAATACTTGAACCTTGTGTTGTTGGTGGACATGGCTGCAAAG gttgCTGATGGCATGGCGTTCATTGAGAGGATGAACTACATCCACAGGGACCTGCGTGCTGCCAACATCCTTGTGGGGGATAATCTAGTGTGCAAGATCGCTGACTTTGGCCTGGCCAGGTTGATAGAGGACAATGAGTACACGGCCAGACAAG GAGCCAAATTTCCAATTAAGTGGACGGCCCCAGAGGCCGCACTGTACGGCCGCTTCACCATCAAGTCAGACGTCTGGTCCTTCGGCATCTTGCTCACCGAGCTTGTCACCAAAGGCAGAGTGCCCTACCCAG GTATGGTGAACCGGGAGGTGCTGGAGCAGGTGGAACGAGGCTACCGCATGCCCTGCCCACAGGGATGCCCCGAGTCTTTGCACGAGATGATGAACCTCTGTTGGAAGAAGGAGCCGGATGAGAGGCCCACCTTCGAGTACCTCCAGTCTTTTCTGGAGGACTATTTCACTGCCACAGAGCCACAGTACCAGCCTGGAGAGAACCTATAG